A genomic region of Zea mays cultivar B73 chromosome 6, Zm-B73-REFERENCE-NAM-5.0, whole genome shotgun sequence contains the following coding sequences:
- the LOC103629621 gene encoding LOW QUALITY PROTEIN: probable methyltransferase PMT9 (The sequence of the model RefSeq protein was modified relative to this genomic sequence to represent the inferred CDS: deleted 1 base in 1 codon) yields MKPPPPKGRGAGGSCVFGRRAFAFLLAAAVVALALLCLFYGAAFAPSIRRAHPRLPLRLRFGDLGTQSIPAGLVVSSIPVCDARHSELIPCLDRGLHYQLRLRLNLSLMEHYERHCPPAPRRLNCLIPPPDGYQVPIRWPRSRDEVWKANIPHPYLAAEKSDQRWMVVNGDKINFPGGGTHFPTGAGKYIVHLAQMLNFPNGTLNNGGNIRNVLDVGCGVASFCAYLLSHDVLAMSLAPNDVHENQIQLALERGIPATLGVLGTRRLPTHYPSRSFEMAHCSRCRIDWLQRDGVLLLEVDRVLRPGGYFVYSSPEAYALDPFNRKIWRQMSDLARRMCWRVASKKNQTVIWAKPLTNGCYMRREPGTLPPMCERDGDSDADWGVPMKVCLTPYSKRVSKAKGSELLPWPQRLTTPPPCLEELGISWNNFSEDNEIWHSRVIQYWKHMKFEIQKDSFRNVMDMSANLGGFAASLKKKNVWVMNVVPFTESGKLKIIYDRGLMGTTHDWCESFSTYPRTYDLLHAWLLFSEIEKRGCSLEDLLIEMDRILRPYGYAIIRDKVDVVTYIKKLLPALRWDDWTFEMRPKKDALTIGDERVLIVRKKLWNHSVQDLS; encoded by the exons ATGAAGCCGCCGCCGCCGAAGGGACGGGGAGCAGGAGGGAGTTGCGTGTTCGGCCGCCGCGCGTTCGCGTTCCTCCTCGCGGCGGCCGTCGTCGCGCTCGCGCTCCTCTGCCTCTTCTACGGCGCCGCCTTCGCACCCTCCATCCGCCGCGCGCACCCTCGCCTTCCCCTCCGGCTGCGGTTCGGGGACCTAGGGACGCAATCTATCCCAGCGGGCCTCGTCGTCTCCTCCATCCCG GTGTGCGACGCGAGGCACTCGGAGCTGATCCCGTGCTTGGACCGGGGCCTCCACTACcagctccggctccggctcaatcTCTCCCTCATGGAGCACTACGAGCGCCATTGCCCACCGGCGCCGCGCCGCCTCAACTGCCTCATCCCACCGCCCGACGGCTACCAG GTGCCCATCAGGTGGCCGAGGAGCAGGGACGAGGTCTGGAAGGCCAACATACCCCACCCATACCTTGCTGCTGAGAAGTCAGACCAGCGGTGGATGGTCGTCAATGGCGATAAGATCAACTTCCCTGGCGGTGGCACCCACTTCCCCACTGGCGCTGGCAAGTATATTGTGCACCTTGCGCAG ATGCTGAATTTTCCAAATGGTACGCTCAACAATGGAGGGAACATCAGGAATGTGCTTGATGTTGGCTGTGGGGTTGCCAGCTTCTGCGCTTACCTTCTTTCACATGATGTACTTGCGATGTCTCTTGCTCCCAACGACGTGCATGAAAATCAAATCCAGCTTGCCCTTGAGAGAGGGATCCCGGCAACCCTTGGTGTGCTGGGCACAAGGAGGCTGCCA ACCCATTACCCAAGCCGCTCGTTTGAAATGGCACATTGCTCTCGTTGTCGGATTGACTGGCTACAGAGGGATGGGGTCTTGTTGCTGGAAGTCGATAGGGTATTAAGGCCTGGAGGATATTTTGTGTATTCATCACCGGAGGCCTATGCTTTGGACCCCTTCAACAGGAAGATATGGAGACAGATGAGTGACCTTGCTCGAAGGATGTGTTGGCGGGTTGCATCTAAGAAGAACCAGACAGTGATATGGGCTAAACCATTGACTAATGGATGCTATATGAGGAGAGAGCCTGGAACACTTCCCCCCATGTGTGAACGTGATGGTgactcagatgctgattggggtgTCCCCATGAAAGTATGCCTAACCCCATACTCTAAGA GAGTTAGTAAGGCTAAAGGCAGCGAATTACTTCCCTGGCCACAAAGGCTCACAACACCACCACCGTGCCTGGAAGAGCTTGGAATCAGTTGGAACAATTTTTCAGAGGACAAT GAGATTTGGCATTCTAGAGTAATTCAGTACTGGAAGCACATGAAGTTCGAGATACAAAAGGATTCCTTTCGAAACGTTATGGATATGAGTGCTAACCTTGGTGGATTTGCAGCATCTCTGAAGAAAAAGAATGTCTGGGTTATGAATGTAGTTCCTTTCACGGAATCTGGAAAGCTGAAAATTATATATGATCGTGGTTTAATGGGGACTACCCATGACTG GTGTGAATCATTCTCGACATACCCGCGCACCTACGACCTCCTTCACGCCTGGCTCCTGTTTTCTGAGATAGAGAAGCGGGGATGTAGCCTGGAGGATCTTCTGATCGAGATGGACCGCATCCTAAGGCCTTATGGTTACGCCATCATCAGAGACAAAGTTGATGTCGTTACCTACATCAAGAAACTTTTACCAGCGCTAAGGTGGGACGACTGGACGTTTGAGATGAGGCCTAAGAAAGATGCGCTCACAATAGGTGACGAAAGAGTCTTGATCGTGAGGAAAAAGCTCTGGAATCACTCGGTGCAAGATTTGTCGTAG
- the LOC100286190 gene encoding auxin-independent growth promoter-like protein, with protein MAELRHATAAAAATRATGSPSKRDAEAASSPLVASPRVGGGRDGLRPHQRWPLPPPVRALLACEDPRSPTASASYRILVAAIACFALAALFSAPSLWARLNAPYLCRKEGIRLHCPRVSQPDSLWENPHAAATSWKPCAERQRHEVSDLVSENETSGFIFIHAEGGLNQQRIAICNAVAIAKIMNATLILPVLKQDQIWKDQTKFEDIFDVDHFINYLKEDVHIVRDIPDWFTEKDDLFTSIKRTVKNVPKYASAQFYIDNVLPRIKEKKIMSIKPFVDRLGYDNVPMEINRLRCRVNYHALKFLPDIEEMADKLATRMRNRTGSLNPYMALHLRFEKGMVGLSFCDFAGTREEKAMMATYRQQQWPRRYKNGSHLWPLALQKRKEGRCPLEPGEIGIILRAMGYTKETQIYVASGQVYGGNNRMAPLRNMFPNMVSKEDLASKEEMEPFKKHVTSLAALDFLVCLKSDVFVMTHGGNFAKLIIGYRRYMGRHRLKSIKPDKGLMSKFFGDPYMPWATFVEDVVITHQTRTGLPEPTFPHYDLWENPLTPCMCRA; from the exons ATGGCCGAGCTGCGGCAcgccacggcggcggcggcggcgacgcgcGCCACTGGCTCCCCTTCCAAGCGCGACGCCGAGGCCGCGTCCTCGCCCTTGGTCGCGTCCCCCCGCGTCGGCGGCGGCAGGGACGGGCTCCGCCCTCACCAGAGGTGGCCGCTCCCGCCCCCCGTCCGCGCCCTCCTCGCGTGCGAGGACCCCAGGTCCCccaccgcctccgcctcctaccgGATCCTGGTCGCGGCCATCGCCTGCTTCGCCCTCGCTGCGCTCTTCTCCGCGCCTTCCCTCTGGGCACGCCTC AACGCTCCGTACCTGTGCCGCAAGGAGGGGATTCGGCTCCACTGCCCCAGG GTCAGCCAGCCAGACTCTCTGTGGGAGAATCCTCATGCAGCAGCAACTTCGTGGAAGCCGTGTGCTGAGCGTCAGAGACATGAGGTCTCAG ACCTCGTGTCAGAGAATGAAACTTCTGGGTTTATATTTATTCACGCTGAGGGTGGATTAAACCAGCAACGTATAGCT ATATGTAATGCTGTTGCAATTGCTAAGATAATGAATGCTACACTTATTCTGCCAGTGCTAAAACAGGACCAAATATGGAAAGATCAAAC GAAATTCGAGGACATCTTTGATGTAGACCATTTTATAAATTATTTGAAGGAGGATGTGCACATTGTTCGAGATATTCCTGACTGGTTTacagaaaaggatgaccttttcacTAGTATAAA GCGCACTGTGAAAAATGTCCCAAAGTATGCATCAGCACAATTTTATATTGATAATGTGCTTCCAAGGATCAAGGAGAAAAAGATAATGTCTATCAAGCCATTTGTTGATAGGTTAGG ATATGATAATGTTCCAATGGAGATTAACCGACTGAGGTGCCGAGTTAATTATCATGCTTTGAAGTTTCTACCTGACATTGAAGAAATGGCTGACAAGCTAGCAACAAGGATGAGGAATCGAACAGGAAGTTTAAATCCATACAT GGCTCTTCACTTGCGATTTGAGAAAGGAATGGTGGGCCTTTCATTTTGTGATTTTGCTGGAACCCGGGAGGAGAAAGCTATGATGGCTACTTACAGACAACAACAATGGCCAAGGCGGTACAAG AATGGATCACACTTATGGCCACTAGCGctacaaaagagaaaagaaggccGATGCCCCCTTGAGCCTGGGGAAATAGGAATCATTTTGCGCGCGATGGGGTATACGAAGGAAACTCAGATATATGTTGCATCAGGGCAGGTGTATGGTGGGAACAACAGAATGGCACCCTTGAGGAATATGTTCCCCAATATG GTTAGCAAAGAAGATCTCGCAAGCAAGGAAGAGATGGAGCCTTTCAAGAAGCATGTAACCAGCCTTGCTGCGCTGGACTTCCTGGTATGCCTGAAGTCGGACGTGTTCGTCATGACCCACGGCGGCAATTTCGCCAAGCTGATCATTGGCTACCGTCGCTACATGGGCCGCCACAGGCTCAAGTCAATCAAGCCGGACAAGGGTCTCATGTCCAAGTTCTTCGGTGACCCTTACATGCCGTGGGCGACGTTCGTGGAGGACGTGGTGATAACCCATCAGACACGGACCGGCCTCCCTGAACCCACCTTCCCGCACTATGACCTATGGGAGAACCCTCTCACCCCTTGCATGTGTAGAGCTTAA
- the LOC100275130 gene encoding uncharacterized protein LOC100275130: MQALLPLFLRPVVRFAARVAAGGPAAAAATILHRAGALPRNRGLERLVRDDDVDDDDELHGRGHDDCIASFVVGVMRCLC, from the coding sequence ATGCAGGCACTGCTCCCGCTGTTCCTGAGGCCGGTGGTCCGGTTCGCGGCGCGCGTGGCGGCCGGCGGGCCGGCGGCCGCGGCGGCGACGATCCTGCACCGCGCCGGCGCGCTGCCGAGGAACCGGGGCCTGGAGCGCCTCGTCCGGGACGACGAcgtcgacgacgacgacgagctcCACGGCCGCGGCCACGACGACTGCATCGCTAGCTTCGTCGTCGGCGTCATGCGCTGCCTCTGCTAG